The candidate division KSB1 bacterium DNA segment GCGCAGCAAGTCGCTGAGGCGTGGCGGCTCACCGGTGAAGCAAATTTTGCGTTGAAAAAATTCGCCGCGGCCCGTGAGGCTTTCGAGACATTTGAAATTCGTTTTCCGGCGCATCCGGCCATCGAGCCGGTGCGGCTGCGCACCGCCGAATGTTTTGCCAGAGAGGGGGCGCTCGAAAGCGCGGCACTGGCCTATCGACGTTTTGTTTTGCTGCATCCCCAAAGCAGCCAGGCGCCGGCGGCGCAATATCGCAGCGCCGAGCTCTGGCTGCGCGCCGGCGACGAGGAAAAAGCGCGCACGGAATTGTACCGCTTGCTGGAAGATTATTCCGGCAGTGATTATCGCTTGCCCGGGCATCTCTTGCTGGTGCAATCGTTCGAAAAAAGCGGGGACACCAAGCGGGCACTGGACGAAGCCGAGCGGCTCTTGCGCAGTTTTCCGCCCAATGATTTGACGGCGCAAGCGTATTTTATCCGCGGCCGTTTGCAAGAGCAGCTCGGACAATTTCAACTGGCGGAAACCAGTTATCAGGAATTGACCGCGCGTTTTGACGACAGCAAAAAAACCGCCGGCAGATCGCGTCCGGCGCAGCCGCCGTCAAATGAATGGACGAGCCAGGCTTACGCGCGGTTGGCGGAACTGGCGAATGCGCGCGGCGACCTCAACGGCGCGCTGAGTTTTTTGGACAAGGCCGAACCGCTTGCGCCGAATGCACATGCGAAAAACCGCCTCGTTCTCCGTCGCGCGGAAATGCAGGCGGAAATGAACGACGACAGCCGCGCGCTCGAAGCCTTGACAAAATTTGATCGCGCCGACACGGACTCCGTTCACAAATTGATTTATCTCCACACCGTCGGGCTTTTGCAGGAAAATTTGCGCAACGACGCGGCGGCGGTGGAAGCTTATCGCCAGGCGACGCGGCTGCCGCGAGCGGTGGAATCGCGCAGCGACAGCGCCACAACGAATCCGCAATATCGCCGGCAACGCAGCTTCTGGCGCGGGGCGGCGGTTCTGGCGCATTCGCAAAAATATCATGAAGCTTTGGCGCTTTGCCGCGCTTATCGCAGTGAATATCCCGGCGGCGAATTTGGTGATGCCGTTTTGCTGCTCGAGGCCGATATTCAACGCGACGGCTTCAATGATTATCCGGCGGCACTGCGCTTGTATCAGGAGCTGCTCGAAAAATTCCCGCAGAGTTCGCTGGTGGATGACGCGCAGCGGGCGGTCGCGGATACTTACGAAAAAATCGGCGAGAGGCGTCTGGCGATTTCCGAGTGGCAGCGCTTGCTGAGATTTTATCCGGCGAGCGAGCATTATGCCAGCGCGCAAGCCCGGCTGCGTTTGCTGGAGGAATTTGCGCCGAGCGACACGCCGGAGAGCATGGCCAAGCTCACGCAGTTGATTTTGCAACAAAGCCGCCGTTCGACGCTGGCGCCCAACGCGCTCGCCGTGCAATTGGCGAAATTGCATCTCGAACGCCGCGAGTTTCAGCAGGCCGTCACTTATTGCAAGCAAGCGCTGCAAGAACGGGATGACAGCCGAACCTGGCATGAAGCCATGTTGCTGCTGGGAACCTGTTATTTCAAGCTCGGCCAGCGGGAATATTTGCAAGTGGCAGGTGGCAAGTGGCAAAATGTTTGGCTGGACAGCGCGAAAATCAGTTTGAATTTTCTCGCAACCAGGCTTGATTCAAGCGAGACAAAAGATTTGGCGAAGCGCGCGGGATTGCTACTGGCGCAAATCATGTTTCCGCCGCCGAAAATTTTTGGCGCGGCCGAGGCGCTGCCACGCACGCCGCAGACTTTGGCGCGTGCTGATTCGATTCTCTCTTTGTTTGGCGAAAATTCTGAGCTCGATTATCTGCGTTTGTGGAGGGCACAAACGCGAAAAAAATTGCAGGCGCAAAATCTGGCCACCCCCTCGCCGGCGCGCAAGCTGCTGCTCGCCGAAGTTGATTCACTGGAAAATACGCGGATCGTGCAGGCTTTGCAAAAAGTTGCCGGCGTCGATCAATCGCCGTGGAAAAATCTGGCGCAGCTTGAATTGGCCGATTGGCACTGGCAGCGCGGCGATTCAGCCAACGCCGTGCGGGCGATGGCGCAGTTGCAAAATTCTTCTCTCAAAGATCCTCATGTGGCCATTGGGCAGTTGCTTTTGGCCAAATGGCTGATGCAGCGCCGAAATCATGATCTGGCGCTCGATCAGCTCGCGACGATTCAGAAAAAATATTTTTACAGCGCGCTGGCGGATTCAGCGGCGCGGCTGCGCGTGCGGTTGTTGATGCAGGCCAATCGTTACAGCGAGGCGCTGCGTGAGATGGAGCAGGGGGCAAGGGGCAAGGGGCAAATAGGGAGTCGTTCATCGTTCACCAATGGTGCATCGACAAGCGATGGTCTTGATCTCACACGTGCGCGCGCGGCGGAGGCGATTGCGGCTTATCCGGTTGCCATTCGATCTTATTTGAAATTTCTGCACAATCATCCGCAAGCGCCGGAAGCAGCGGCGGTTTTGCTGCACGTCGCGCGCTTGACGAAACAGATCGGCGCGGCGCAACTGGCCACGAGTTATTTCGAGGAATGCCTGCAGCGATTTCCTGATGCGCCGGAGGCGCGGGAAGCCAAACTCGAGTTGGCGGAGATGCATTACGACGCCGAAGATTATGCCCGCGCCCGCGAATTATTTTTAGACTTGGTCAGAGAAGCGCCGGCCGGCGAGAAAGCGCCGCCAATGCCGTGGGAGCTCCGCGCGAGGAAAGGCGCGATTCTTTGCCTCTACAAAACGAATCAAGCCGGCGTGGCTGAAAATGAAATTAAATTTTTCAGAACGCGTTTTCCCAACGATAAAAACAGCCTGGCGGAAATGCAATACGCCGCCGGCGAGCTGGCAGTCGCGCAGAAAAATTTTCCCGAGGCCGAAAAAATTTTCAAGAAGCTCAGCAACGATTATCGCAACACCCCCGCGGCGATCTACGGCGATTACGGCCTCGGCAAGGCGCTGATCATGCAAAACAAATTTCAGCCGGCGCTCGAAGTCTTGACCGAGATTCCGCGCCGCTATCCGAATCATCCGTTTCTGCCGACGTTTTACATCGGCCTCGGCGATTTTTATCAATCGCAGCAGCAATGGGATAATGCCCTCACCGCCTTCAACAAAGTGGTGCAGGATTCGGCGTTTGACAGCAATTATCGTTTGGCGACGCGATATTTGATCAACGTGTATGACCGTCTCGGTTTGTACGATCGCGCCATCGGGTTGTGCCGGCATTACGTCGCGCGCTTTCCGGATGACGCGATGACGTTCAATTTGCGCATCAAAATCGGCGTTTTTCTGATGAATCTGTCACAGTTCGATGACGCCATCGCGCATTTTCGCAAACTCAAGCCGCTGGCCGACGCCGAGACTGAGCCGGAGATTCAATATTACATCGGCAAAAGTTATTTCAACGCCGGCCAATTCGAGCAGGCCATCGCCGAGCTGCTGCGC contains these protein-coding regions:
- a CDS encoding tetratricopeptide repeat protein, whose translation is MEIYHNRARKRQALTIALAGFFLFAVCRLAFAQNTPATDDFLYAQKLFNDGYYDLSISQLRLFMQRYPDAQQVAEAWRLTGEANFALKKFAAAREAFETFEIRFPAHPAIEPVRLRTAECFAREGALESAALAYRRFVLLHPQSSQAPAAQYRSAELWLRAGDEEKARTELYRLLEDYSGSDYRLPGHLLLVQSFEKSGDTKRALDEAERLLRSFPPNDLTAQAYFIRGRLQEQLGQFQLAETSYQELTARFDDSKKTAGRSRPAQPPSNEWTSQAYARLAELANARGDLNGALSFLDKAEPLAPNAHAKNRLVLRRAEMQAEMNDDSRALEALTKFDRADTDSVHKLIYLHTVGLLQENLRNDAAAVEAYRQATRLPRAVESRSDSATTNPQYRRQRSFWRGAAVLAHSQKYHEALALCRAYRSEYPGGEFGDAVLLLEADIQRDGFNDYPAALRLYQELLEKFPQSSLVDDAQRAVADTYEKIGERRLAISEWQRLLRFYPASEHYASAQARLRLLEEFAPSDTPESMAKLTQLILQQSRRSTLAPNALAVQLAKLHLERREFQQAVTYCKQALQERDDSRTWHEAMLLLGTCYFKLGQREYLQVAGGKWQNVWLDSAKISLNFLATRLDSSETKDLAKRAGLLLAQIMFPPPKIFGAAEALPRTPQTLARADSILSLFGENSELDYLRLWRAQTRKKLQAQNLATPSPARKLLLAEVDSLENTRIVQALQKVAGVDQSPWKNLAQLELADWHWQRGDSANAVRAMAQLQNSSLKDPHVAIGQLLLAKWLMQRRNHDLALDQLATIQKKYFYSALADSAARLRVRLLMQANRYSEALREMEQGARGKGQIGSRSSFTNGASTSDGLDLTRARAAEAIAAYPVAIRSYLKFLHNHPQAPEAAAVLLHVARLTKQIGAAQLATSYFEECLQRFPDAPEAREAKLELAEMHYDAEDYARARELFLDLVREAPAGEKAPPMPWELRARKGAILCLYKTNQAGVAENEIKFFRTRFPNDKNSLAEMQYAAGELAVAQKNFPEAEKIFKKLSNDYRNTPAAIYGDYGLGKALIMQNKFQPALEVLTEIPRRYPNHPFLPTFYIGLGDFYQSQQQWDNALTAFNKVVQDSAFDSNYRLATRYLINVYDRLGLYDRAIGLCRHYVARFPDDAMTFNLRIKIGVFLMNLSQFDDAIAHFRKLKPLADAETEPEIQYYIGKSYFNAGQFEQAIAELLRVKFFSKPTKLPWDITALYESGLCYMRLKNYDRARQLFQQIVREQGSQSDFGRFAQAKIDELEAMKK